Sequence from the Mycobacterium florentinum genome:
CTCAACGGATTCGGGCTTCCGCCAATAGAATTCGTCGAGCTCGCCGCGGATCTCGGCTGCCGCTACGTCTCGGCCGTGGTGCAGGGCGCCCCCTTGGTACCGCTCGGCTACGCGCCGTTTTCACTCAAGGACGACCCCGCGCTGCGATCCAATGTGCTTGCCGCGATGCGGCACCATGGCGTGGCCGCCTCGCTGGGCGACGGGTTCCTGGTGCTGCCGGACACCGAAACCAGTTCATTCGCAGCGGATCTCGACGTATTGGCCGAGCTCGGCGTACCCCGAATCAACGTCGTCAGCCTCGACCCCGATCTCGGCCGCACCTTCGACCAATTCGCCGCGCTGACCGAGCTGGCCGCTCAGCACCGTATCCAGACCCTCGTCGAACCGGTGCCCGGGCTGACAGTGGGTGACCTGCCCACTGCTCTCGCCGCACGAGAATACATCGGACGAACGGACTTTCGATTGCTGATCGACACCATGCATCTGGTGCGCTCCGGTTCCGGCGCCGCCGATCTCGCGGCCGTCGAGCCCGAACACATCGGCTACGCCCAACTCAACGACACGACGCTGCGGCCGCGATTGGAGAACTACATGGAGGAAGCCATGTTCGAGCGCATGGTTCCCGGCGAGGGTGAACTCCCCCTCGCCGACATCCTGTCCGTGCTGCCCGCCGACATCGTGCTCGAAATCGAAGTGCCGCAACGGTCGTTGGCGTTGGCCGGGGTCAGCCCGATCGATCGGACGCGTCCGTGTGTCGAGGCCGCACGCCGCTTGTTGGCCGAGGTCGGCCGCTAGCCTGTCAGCTCGGTTCGCGAAGCGGCAGGCCGGCGGCGCGATAGATATTGTCGATGACGGTCATGTTCTCGATCGCGTCCTGGGGGGTGGTTTTCACCGGCTCACCGCGCAACACCGCCGCGGCGAACGCGTCGAGCTGGTAGGCGTACGTGGCCCGGCGCGGAAAGCTTTCCACGCGATTGTCGTTCGCGGTCCGGATCGAGAGCCGATGGAACATCTGCGGCAACGCCGGATTGAGCACATGCAACCGGCCGCGTTCGCCGACCACCTTGGCGCTGATATCGACAAGACGTCGCGACCACATCGAGCAGCGCACGCGGCCGGTGTGTCCCGCGGCGAACCGCAGCTCGGCCGTCATCGCCCGGTCGATCTGGGGATCGTGCAGTTTCGCCTGCGCCGAAACGACTTCCGGGGTCGAGCCACCGAACGTGCGGACCATGTTGACCGTATAGCAGCCGGCATCCATCGTCGCGCCGCCGGCCAGCGCGTAGTTGTATCGGATGTCGGAGAATTTCGGCAGCGGGAAGCACAGCGTCGCCTCCACGTGCTTGAGTTTGCCCAGCTCCCCCGAGGCGATGATCTCCTCCACCCGCAGGGTCTGCGGATGGTAGCGATAATGGAAGGCTTCCATCACCACTCGATCCGACTTCGCGGCCAGGTCGGCGATCTCGCGGGCCTCGGCGGCGTTGGCGGTGAACGGCTTTTCACACAGCACGTGTTTGCCGGCGTCCAGGGCGGCTCGGGTCCACTTGCCGTGCAACCCGTTTGGCAGCGGGTTGTAGATCGCGTCGAGATCCGGATCGGCGATCAGCGTGTCGTAGTCATCGTGCACGCGGTCGATGGCGTGCTTCGCGGCGAAGGCGCGGGCACGCGCGCCGTCGCGTGCGGCCACCGCGGCGACCACCACCTCGGCGTTGTCCTTGGCTGGCTTGACGAGCGCCATGGGCGCGATCGCGGCGGCACCCAGGATGCCGATCCGCACTGGGGCTTCGTTTCCGGACACGGAATGCACGCTAGCACTTGGAAACTGCGCCGGGTGCGTCAGCGACGCGCGAATGCCGGGGCACGCTCCGGCCTGACCCCGACACCGATGAAATATGCGGGCAGAAAGGACAGCCACGGCAGTCGCTGCATCACGTCCAGGAAGGCCGCCGGCGGAGTGGGGTTGCCGCCGCGCAACAGCGGACCGATGCCCCGCTGCAGAAACCGTTGCACGCCTTGGGTCACCGCGGTCGGAAACAGCCGTCGGCGCCGGACGGCCGCCAGGTCCCGCTCGGTGACCAGATGCTGCCGCAGCGGCTCGGCCAAGATGGTCGCGGCCGCCACGGCATCCTGGACCGCCAGGTTGATGCCCATACCACCCAGCGGGGACATCGCGTGCGCGGCGTCTCCGATGCACAGCAGCCCGTCGGTGTGCCAGCGCCGCAGGCGATCGACCCGGACGTCGAGGTGCTTGATCTGGTCCATCGACTTCAGCGTCGCGACGGCCGCGGCGGATTCCGGAATGAGCGCGGCGACGTCGTTCCGAAACGCCTCGATGCCTTTCTCTCTCAGCTCCGGGTCCGTTCCCTTGGCCC
This genomic interval carries:
- a CDS encoding sugar phosphate isomerase/epimerase family protein; translation: MTELAIGFLNGFGLPPIEFVELAADLGCRYVSAVVQGAPLVPLGYAPFSLKDDPALRSNVLAAMRHHGVAASLGDGFLVLPDTETSSFAADLDVLAELGVPRINVVSLDPDLGRTFDQFAALTELAAQHRIQTLVEPVPGLTVGDLPTALAAREYIGRTDFRLLIDTMHLVRSGSGAADLAAVEPEHIGYAQLNDTTLRPRLENYMEEAMFERMVPGEGELPLADILSVLPADIVLEIEVPQRSLALAGVSPIDRTRPCVEAARRLLAEVGR
- a CDS encoding Gfo/Idh/MocA family protein, encoding MHSVSGNEAPVRIGILGAAAIAPMALVKPAKDNAEVVVAAVAARDGARARAFAAKHAIDRVHDDYDTLIADPDLDAIYNPLPNGLHGKWTRAALDAGKHVLCEKPFTANAAEAREIADLAAKSDRVVMEAFHYRYHPQTLRVEEIIASGELGKLKHVEATLCFPLPKFSDIRYNYALAGGATMDAGCYTVNMVRTFGGSTPEVVSAQAKLHDPQIDRAMTAELRFAAGHTGRVRCSMWSRRLVDISAKVVGERGRLHVLNPALPQMFHRLSIRTANDNRVESFPRRATYAYQLDAFAAAVLRGEPVKTTPQDAIENMTVIDNIYRAAGLPLREPS